A genome region from Lactobacillus sp. ESL0791 includes the following:
- a CDS encoding SLAP domain-containing protein, with amino-acid sequence MIGKNNLNERLHKTMMENKNDHFSIRKLAIGAVSVLLGFSFMAANGQMAKADTAEPSGQASSTNTNKQGTESTTISKDQKTATDAGNNAKADVTTYSGLHSFLRDDTEQTQTNKIAAKSEQKEDSNEQGSESAVDLANAASDLQIEIGKGHNFVTTTAYQQATADKQQAVTDAISQGQVVLDKYNNFVATNDEASKVSLFDLTDAKITIGAMITAATNTVSAQDLFNHWNLEYSGDTLTITGVGGTDKKNGSGILADSVNVNPEIKKIVIGSEITLDNHTAGSNGMFGGLTNVETITGLDKVNVPSGAALTGLFANDAALKELDLTNFSMAGADTFTGMFLNTGIAKDFKLSLRGMQFPSAADAGLGTNRGYIKRVSDGQVLTTSQLQDAYNSGGPTDSYIMSNAASDTDTYTPEELQIDLVNHQTKVDPNAYDKLKFTDSSSNEVTAQVLKGNGVISSIDWVADKQFSSSSTIYSRTEDELENVEGDVIKSVLIDNTGNINGYYIDLNDANKGTNTNDPSNPVTFTNGLQGLVKVSYTDGSFVYVHVNFIVKEARPSTSDKWKAFNSSLDPISQGTVPETKFGTDSALASYVDLNEISPDQVDYYTVSSNVPQKDSFDNDIIDNNNNKVYADLNATWHGIDSDVDYPVHAMVRIHYKNGGIQDFDVPDFKIQSMAKSSPAKNGFNLKGIYSGESPISVLDGIIKNLKAEPDAANIDFNTIEWNGNPTFSPDSKPASFKIGYKDGSQNNNVAVNANVRPTPPTSHADQLVKEITQGRQTVAEIEIPQYSDLVNDQTLAANVALGTNLPKGTTFAWDQSKLPDTYTKGTKATAFVIVTSPDGSVANIPVNVTIGDPITQDIKLKHNAYLYNEYGERANGISLKTGSIVTVYGTRVIDGRKFYLTKDAAYYIAAGNDKPVIRKLNKNAMTYNIKGKKVVSAKRFKGEQIQTYGIPVVIKGKEYYAIGHRRYMRKVNFPPTPEWVVPRLTKQDLADGVVQRQLKKNAFVYTDKLDRANEVVLSAGSIIQTRGTKTIGNQQYYDLGNNMYVDVRNVKRG; translated from the coding sequence ATGATAGGAAAAAACAATTTAAACGAACGGCTACATAAAACAATGATGGAAAATAAAAATGATCATTTTTCTATTCGTAAATTAGCTATTGGTGCGGTTTCAGTCTTGCTTGGCTTTAGTTTTATGGCCGCTAATGGTCAAATGGCTAAAGCCGATACGGCTGAGCCTAGTGGTCAAGCTTCAAGTACAAACACAAATAAACAGGGGACTGAAAGTACAACCATTTCAAAAGATCAGAAAACTGCAACTGATGCTGGAAATAATGCAAAAGCAGATGTAACTACTTATTCAGGCCTGCATAGCTTTTTGCGAGATGATACTGAGCAAACGCAAACCAATAAAATTGCTGCTAAATCGGAACAAAAAGAGGACTCAAATGAGCAAGGTTCCGAAAGTGCCGTAGACCTGGCTAATGCTGCTAGTGATTTGCAAATAGAAATCGGCAAAGGCCATAATTTTGTAACTACTACGGCATATCAACAAGCAACAGCAGATAAACAGCAGGCTGTGACAGATGCAATTTCACAAGGACAAGTGGTATTAGATAAGTACAATAATTTTGTCGCTACAAATGATGAAGCGTCTAAGGTCAGTTTATTTGATTTAACTGATGCCAAAATAACAATTGGAGCAATGATTACGGCGGCTACAAATACTGTAAGTGCTCAAGATCTCTTTAATCATTGGAATTTAGAATATTCTGGTGACACTTTAACTATTACAGGTGTTGGTGGTACAGATAAGAAAAATGGTTCTGGAATACTTGCAGATTCCGTAAATGTAAATCCAGAAATTAAGAAAATTGTTATTGGCTCAGAAATAACGCTTGATAATCATACTGCAGGCAGTAATGGTATGTTTGGTGGATTAACAAATGTAGAAACTATTACTGGTTTAGATAAAGTAAATGTTCCAAGCGGTGCTGCTCTTACAGGCTTATTTGCTAATGATGCCGCTCTGAAAGAACTAGATCTCACTAATTTCTCAATGGCCGGAGCTGATACATTTACTGGTATGTTTCTTAATACAGGGATAGCAAAAGACTTCAAATTAAGTCTCCGTGGTATGCAATTTCCTTCTGCTGCTGATGCAGGTCTTGGTACTAACAGAGGTTACATTAAGCGTGTTAGTGATGGTCAAGTGCTGACTACTAGTCAATTGCAAGATGCTTATAACAGTGGTGGCCCTACTGATAGCTATATTATGTCTAATGCTGCTTCAGATACTGATACATACACGCCAGAAGAATTGCAAATAGATCTGGTTAATCATCAGACTAAAGTTGATCCGAATGCTTATGATAAATTAAAGTTTACTGATTCGTCATCCAATGAAGTTACTGCTCAAGTTTTAAAGGGTAATGGTGTTATTTCTTCCATAGATTGGGTTGCTGATAAGCAATTTAGTTCTTCTAGTACTATTTATTCTAGGACTGAAGATGAACTTGAAAATGTTGAAGGTGATGTCATTAAATCAGTCTTAATCGATAATACAGGGAATATTAATGGCTATTATATAGATCTTAATGATGCTAATAAAGGAACTAATACTAATGATCCCTCGAATCCAGTTACTTTTACAAATGGTCTTCAAGGTCTAGTTAAGGTTAGTTATACAGATGGATCGTTTGTTTATGTACACGTTAACTTTATCGTAAAAGAGGCTAGGCCATCTACATCAGATAAATGGAAAGCATTTAATAGTAGCTTGGATCCGATTTCACAAGGTACAGTACCCGAAACTAAATTTGGCACTGATAGTGCACTTGCAAGCTATGTTGATCTCAATGAAATTTCTCCTGATCAAGTAGATTATTATACGGTGTCAAGTAATGTACCACAAAAAGACTCTTTCGATAATGACATAATAGATAATAATAATAACAAAGTTTACGCTGATTTAAATGCTACTTGGCATGGTATAGACTCTGATGTTGATTACCCAGTGCATGCTATGGTAAGAATTCACTATAAGAATGGTGGCATTCAGGATTTTGATGTTCCTGATTTTAAAATTCAAAGCATGGCCAAATCTAGTCCAGCTAAAAACGGATTTAATTTAAAAGGAATCTATTCAGGTGAATCACCAATTTCTGTTTTGGATGGTATTATTAAAAATCTTAAAGCAGAACCAGATGCTGCTAACATTGATTTTAACACCATTGAATGGAATGGTAATCCGACATTTAGTCCGGATTCTAAGCCAGCATCTTTTAAAATAGGATATAAAGATGGCTCACAGAATAACAATGTTGCAGTTAATGCAAATGTTAGACCTACACCACCAACTAGTCATGCTGATCAGTTGGTGAAGGAAATAACACAAGGCAGACAAACTGTAGCCGAAATTGAGATTCCTCAATATTCTGATTTGGTAAATGATCAAACTTTGGCTGCTAATGTTGCTTTGGGTACTAACTTGCCAAAAGGTACAACCTTTGCTTGGGATCAAAGTAAACTGCCGGATACTTACACCAAGGGTACTAAGGCGACAGCTTTTGTGATTGTTACTTCCCCGGATGGTTCAGTTGCAAACATTCCAGTCAATGTCACAATTGGTGATCCAATAACGCAAGACATCAAGTTGAAGCATAATGCCTATCTCTATAACGAATATGGTGAGCGTGCAAATGGTATTAGTTTGAAAACTGGGTCAATCGTAACAGTTTACGGTACAAGAGTAATTGATGGACGTAAGTTCTACTTGACTAAAGATGCTGCTTATTATATCGCTGCTGGTAACGATAAGCCGGTAATACGGAAGCTGAATAAGAATGCTATGACTTATAACATTAAAGGCAAGAAGGTCGTTAGTGCAAAGAGGTTCAAGGGCGAACAGATTCAGACTTATGGTATTCCGGTTGTGATTAAGGGCAAGGAGTATTATGCAATTGGTCATAGACGTTACATGCGCAAAGTAAACTTCCCGCCAACACCGGAATGGGTTGTTCCTAGATTAACCAAACAAGATTTGGCAGATGGCGTAGTTCAAAGACAGTTAAAGAAGAATGCCTTTGTTTACACTGACAAGTTAGATCGGGCAAATGAAGTAGTTTTGAGTGCTGGTTCGATTATTCAAACTCGTGGAACTAAGACAATTGGTAATCAGCAATACTACGATCTAGGCAACAATATGTATGTTGATGTGCGGAATGTGAAGAGAGGATAA
- a CDS encoding MucBP domain-containing protein, translating to MLGRKNFKEKLQQMEMQSKKDRFSIRKLAVGAVSVLLGFSFLGMNSQTARADTVDSGQSSSVASIDKKQAISNTDAAADDISNNSDTVKDNKAKQPELTTFSGLSAFLREDTDEETPASSKPVSKPTETSVPVPTPNQQPVNNGKDQQTEEPVSSDKDQQPAKEPQPVNSGKDQEQAKQPNLLADAAKILQDEVTAGTTFTASDSFKQADPTKQEALNTAIKSGQDLLTKYRALTIATSLESEAHKDDQDKLVSASSNQQPISSTEIVDSGVNQKSLVDPLNTTVTADELTNAAKNIAQAIAEIKSTVEGQADPVISTRANHMDSSGHTTQDQFTWSNWNVADHTVTMQTYTGHDTVVSVPPTITKDNQTYTVNNISHGIVPGGGYVRGCGFNGDYFIRSLTIPGTVKTLYFGTFKLGEDTGNSQLQRFVWEDGGTKITNSNDRLNLELLYCNPHLTYVQLPNTLTTIDVQAGEANAGMPVGIINAKTLTSTLLRINDLDVLFGPGGFNTLYGYTKLNDQSVDPNYYILDVNNQMIAPDVIRYTKKDGTPMPVEVSNVTGATYSNGVFTVNQGVTAITYKATVKMAELGQKDVSINVKLNVRPRVPNVNITTKNISLHTASPTLYSPADTFVSGKDESGNVAQWNSPGMEYMITDSVNRLINADNVINRADTYKTNYSYTYGKDNDQIYDSPLSTATITVYTPKAVKGASASSDVPITAAPKEYISNSNDLTQFNAKYEYVKDINGTPLGGDKPKFTWTPGNNRGQLFVKVSYFKDANQTLADGSEIVPVDMTIIPESTTSANNVIVHHWIKKPDGTLTTTTVPGMSDTYVDGKVNDRVTVSAADTAQKAPNGYTLVTTTDQTSGVITSSGHQEVTFYYKANSSTDANNVIVHHYLQDPAGNPTTTTVPGMSDTRVNGYVGSTVTVKATDHDQKAPAGYTLVTTADQTSGKLTATGNQEVTFYYKGNSSTDTNNVIVHHYLQDPAGNPTTTKVLDDTRVNGYVGSTVTVKAADKDQKAPAGYTLVTTADQTSGKLTATGNQEVTFYYKGNSSTDTNNVIVHHYLQDPAGNPTTTKVLDDTRVNGYVGSTVTVKAADKDQTAPNGYTLVTTADQVSGKLTATGNQEVTFYYKGNSSTDANNVIVHHYLQDPAGNPTTTKVLDDTRVNGYVGSTVTVKAADKDQTAPNGYTLVTTADQTSGKLTATGNQEVTFYYKGNSSTDTNNVIVHHYLQDPQGNPTTTKVLDDTRVNGYVGSTVTVKAADKDQKAPAGYTLVTTADQTSGKLTATGNQEVTFYYKGNSSTDTNNVIVHHYLQDPAGNPTTTKVLDDTRVNGYVGSTVTVKAADKDQTAPNGYTLVTTADQTSGKLTATGNQEVTFYYKGNSSTDTNNVIVHHYLQDPAGNPTTTKVLDDTRVNGYVGSTVTVKAADKDQTAPNGYTLVTTADQTSGKLTATGNQEVTFYYKGNSSTDTNNVIVHHYLQDPAGNPTTTKVLDDTRVNGYVGSTVTIKAADKDQKAPAGYTLVTTADQTSGKLTATGNQEVTFYYKGNSSTDTNNVIVHHYLQDPKGNPTTTKVLDDTRVNGYVGSTVTVKAADKDQTAPNGYTLVTTADQTSGKLTATGNQEVTFYYKGNSSTDTNNVIVHHYLQDPAGNPTTTKVLDDTRVNGYVGSTVTVKAADKDQTAPNGYTLVTTADQTSGKLTATGNQEVTFYYKANSSTDTNNVIVHHYLQDPAGNPTTTTVPGMSDTHVNGYVGSTVTVKAADKDQKAPAGYTLVTTADQTSGKLTATGNQEVTFYYKGNSSTDTNNVIVHHYLQDPAGNPTTTKVLDDTRVNGYVGSTVTVKAADKDQTSPNGYTLVTTADQTSGKLTATGNQEVTFYYKGNSSTDTNNVIVHHYLQDPAGNPTTTKVLDDTRVNGYVGSTVTVKAADKDQTAPNGYTLVTTADQTSGKLTATGNQEVTFYYKGNSSTDTNNVIVHHYLQDPAGNPTTTKVLDDTHVNGYVGSTVTVKAADKDQTAPNGYTLVTTADQVSGKLTVTGNQEVTFYYKGNSSTDTNNVIVHHYLQDLKGNPTTTKVLDDTHVNGYVGSTVTVKAADKDQKAPAGYTLVTTADQTSNKLTATGNQEVTFYYKANSSTDTNNVIVHHYLQDLKGNPTTTTVPGMSDTRVNGYVGSTVTVKATDHDQTAPNGYTLVTTADQTSGKLTATGNQEVTFYYKGNSSTDTNNVIVHHYLQDSEGNPTTTTVPGMSDTHVNGYVGSTVTVKATDHDQTAPNGYTLVTTADQTSGKLTVTGNQEVTFYYKANSSTDANNVIVHHYLQNLGGNPTTTKVLDDTHVNGYVGSTVTVKAADKDQTAPNGYMLVTTADQTSNKLTATGNQEVIFYYTLNTPKVVTASFLQGISLTGDDAKKVISNYDELAGVTGVEWANPNVTSGSGSVSTKIRIYTTDKNLGAYPGGETPNGVPGRYYCDVPVTINIIGSPKKLADNYNPKYSGHTAGWHANLTDQNAIKNLIDYDGNRPTGERYSWKYNRVPNTQRRGRASGTIIITYSDNSTDEVPISFIVR from the coding sequence ATGTTAGGAAGAAAGAATTTTAAAGAGAAGTTGCAACAGATGGAAATGCAGTCTAAGAAAGACCGGTTTTCCATTCGTAAGTTAGCTGTTGGTGCAGTTTCTGTGTTATTAGGGTTTAGTTTCTTGGGGATGAATAGTCAAACAGCCAGAGCAGATACCGTTGATTCTGGACAGTCTTCTTCAGTTGCTTCCATCGATAAAAAACAAGCAATATCAAATACAGACGCCGCAGCTGACGATATTAGTAATAATTCGGATACTGTAAAAGATAATAAGGCTAAGCAGCCTGAATTAACAACATTTTCAGGATTAAGTGCGTTTTTGCGTGAAGATACGGATGAAGAAACTCCGGCTTCTTCTAAACCGGTATCCAAACCAACTGAAACTTCCGTTCCAGTGCCGACCCCTAATCAGCAGCCGGTAAATAATGGTAAGGACCAGCAGACAGAAGAACCAGTAAGCAGTGACAAAGACCAGCAACCAGCTAAAGAGCCGCAACCGGTAAATAGTGGTAAAGACCAGGAGCAAGCTAAACAACCGAATCTGTTAGCTGATGCGGCTAAAATTTTGCAGGATGAGGTAACAGCAGGTACTACTTTTACTGCTTCAGATAGTTTTAAGCAGGCTGATCCAACTAAACAAGAAGCGCTTAATACGGCAATTAAGTCAGGCCAAGATCTGTTAACTAAATATCGTGCTTTGACGATAGCGACTTCTTTAGAAAGTGAAGCCCATAAAGATGACCAAGATAAACTTGTATCAGCATCTTCCAATCAACAGCCAATTTCTTCTACAGAAATTGTGGATAGTGGTGTTAATCAGAAATCTTTAGTCGATCCATTGAATACAACCGTAACGGCTGATGAATTAACCAATGCGGCTAAGAACATAGCTCAGGCAATTGCAGAAATTAAGAGTACTGTTGAAGGCCAAGCTGATCCGGTAATTTCTACAAGAGCAAATCATATGGATTCAAGCGGCCACACGACTCAGGATCAGTTTACCTGGAGTAATTGGAATGTGGCTGATCACACAGTTACCATGCAGACCTATACGGGGCATGATACAGTTGTTAGCGTGCCGCCAACAATTACTAAAGATAACCAGACTTATACCGTTAATAATATCAGTCACGGAATTGTGCCAGGAGGAGGTTATGTACGAGGTTGTGGTTTTAATGGAGACTACTTTATTAGGAGCTTAACCATACCGGGTACTGTTAAAACTTTATATTTTGGTACTTTTAAGCTGGGAGAAGATACAGGTAATAGTCAGCTGCAGCGGTTTGTCTGGGAAGATGGAGGGACAAAGATTACTAACTCGAATGATCGTCTAAATCTAGAGTTGCTATATTGCAATCCCCACCTGACCTATGTACAATTACCTAATACTTTGACTACGATAGATGTTCAGGCTGGAGAAGCCAATGCCGGGATGCCTGTGGGAATAATAAACGCGAAGACCTTAACTTCAACATTGTTAAGAATTAATGACTTAGATGTCTTGTTTGGCCCAGGGGGATTCAACACGTTATATGGTTATACTAAACTGAATGATCAGTCGGTTGATCCTAATTACTACATTCTTGACGTGAATAACCAAATGATTGCGCCTGATGTTATAAGGTATACCAAAAAAGATGGCACACCAATGCCTGTTGAAGTTAGCAATGTAACAGGAGCAACATATTCTAACGGCGTTTTTACAGTTAATCAAGGCGTAACTGCAATTACTTATAAAGCTACAGTAAAAATGGCAGAATTAGGTCAAAAGGACGTATCAATTAATGTTAAATTAAATGTGCGGCCACGTGTACCTAATGTAAATATTACTACTAAGAATATTTCGCTTCATACAGCAAGCCCTACTCTATATAGCCCTGCTGATACTTTTGTTAGTGGCAAAGACGAGTCAGGAAATGTTGCTCAGTGGAATTCGCCTGGTATGGAATATATGATTACTGATAGTGTTAACAGGCTTATTAATGCAGACAATGTTATTAATAGAGCAGACACATATAAAACTAATTATTCGTATACTTATGGAAAAGATAATGATCAAATATATGACTCACCACTGTCGACTGCAACAATTACTGTCTACACACCAAAGGCAGTTAAGGGAGCAAGTGCTTCGTCCGATGTTCCTATTACTGCTGCTCCTAAAGAATATATAAGCAATTCGAATGACCTAACACAGTTTAATGCTAAGTATGAATATGTTAAAGATATTAATGGGACACCTTTAGGTGGTGATAAACCTAAATTTACTTGGACTCCAGGAAATAATCGTGGACAGCTTTTCGTTAAGGTAAGCTATTTTAAAGATGCTAATCAGACACTGGCGGATGGTTCAGAAATTGTTCCAGTTGATATGACAATTATCCCGGAAAGTACAACAAGTGCCAACAATGTTATTGTTCATCACTGGATAAAAAAGCCAGATGGTACGTTAACAACTACAACAGTTCCAGGGATGTCGGATACATATGTAGATGGTAAAGTTAATGATAGAGTTACGGTAAGTGCGGCTGATACTGCTCAAAAAGCACCAAATGGGTACACACTGGTAACAACTACGGATCAAACTTCAGGAGTAATAACTTCAAGTGGCCACCAAGAAGTAACGTTCTATTACAAAGCAAATAGTTCAACAGATGCGAACAACGTAATAGTTCACCACTACCTGCAAGATCCGGCAGGCAATCCGACAACTACTACAGTGCCGGGAATGAGTGATACGCGTGTAAATGGATATGTAGGCAGTACGGTAACGGTTAAAGCAACGGATCATGATCAGAAGGCACCGGCTGGCTATACGTTGGTAACAACAGCAGATCAAACGTCTGGCAAATTGACAGCAACCGGCAATCAGGAAGTAACGTTCTATTACAAAGGGAATAGTTCAACAGATACGAACAACGTAATAGTTCACCACTACCTGCAAGATCCGGCAGGCAATCCGACAACTACTAAAGTGCTGGATGATACGCGTGTAAATGGATATGTAGGCAGTACGGTAACAGTTAAAGCTGCAGATAAAGATCAGAAGGCACCGGCTGGCTATACGTTAGTAACAACAGCAGATCAAACGTCTGGTAAATTGACAGCAACCGGTAATCAGGAAGTAACGTTCTATTACAAAGGGAATAGTTCAACAGATACGAACAACGTAATAGTTCACCACTACCTGCAAGATCCGGCAGGCAATCCGACAACTACTAAAGTGCTGGATGATACGCGTGTAAATGGATATGTAGGCAGTACAGTAACAGTTAAAGCTGCAGATAAAGATCAGACAGCACCAAACGGCTATACGTTAGTAACAACAGCAGATCAAGTGTCTGGCAAATTGACAGCAACCGGTAATCAGGAAGTAACGTTCTATTACAAAGGGAATAGTTCAACAGATGCAAACAACGTAATAGTTCACCACTACCTGCAAGATCCGGCAGGCAATCCGACAACTACTAAAGTGCTGGATGATACGCGTGTAAATGGATATGTAGGCAGTACAGTAACAGTTAAAGCTGCAGATAAAGATCAGACAGCACCAAACGGCTATACGTTAGTAACAACAGCAGATCAAACGTCTGGTAAATTGACAGCAACCGGCAATCAGGAAGTAACGTTCTATTACAAAGGGAATAGTTCAACAGATACGAACAACGTAATAGTTCACCACTACCTGCAAGATCCGCAAGGCAACCCGACAACTACTAAAGTGCTGGATGATACGCGTGTAAATGGATATGTAGGCAGTACGGTAACAGTTAAAGCCGCAGATAAAGATCAGAAGGCACCGGCTGGTTATACGTTAGTAACAACAGCAGATCAAACGTCTGGCAAATTGACAGCAACCGGCAATCAGGAAGTAACGTTCTATTACAAAGGGAATAGTTCAACAGATACGAACAACGTAATAGTTCACCACTACCTGCAAGATCCGGCAGGCAATCCGACAACTACTAAAGTGCTGGATGATACGCGTGTAAATGGATATGTAGGCAGTACAGTAACAGTTAAAGCTGCAGATAAAGATCAGACAGCACCAAACGGCTATACGTTAGTAACAACAGCAGATCAAACGTCTGGCAAATTGACAGCAACCGGCAATCAGGAAGTAACGTTCTATTACAAAGGGAATAGTTCAACAGATACGAACAACGTAATAGTTCACCACTACCTGCAAGATCCGGCAGGCAACCCGACAACTACTAAAGTGCTGGATGATACGCGTGTAAATGGATATGTAGGCAGTACAGTAACAGTTAAAGCTGCAGATAAAGATCAGACAGCACCAAACGGCTATACGTTAGTAACAACAGCAGATCAAACGTCTGGTAAATTGACAGCAACCGGCAATCAGGAAGTAACGTTCTATTACAAAGGGAATAGTTCAACAGATACGAACAACGTAATAGTTCACCACTACCTGCAAGATCCGGCAGGCAACCCGACAACTACTAAAGTGCTGGATGATACGCGTGTAAATGGATATGTAGGCAGTACAGTAACAATTAAAGCTGCAGATAAAGATCAGAAGGCACCGGCTGGTTATACGTTAGTAACAACAGCAGATCAAACGTCTGGTAAATTGACAGCAACCGGCAATCAGGAAGTAACGTTCTATTACAAAGGGAATAGTTCAACAGATACGAACAACGTAATAGTTCACCACTACCTGCAAGATCCGAAAGGCAACCCGACAACTACTAAAGTGCTGGATGATACGCGTGTAAATGGATATGTAGGCAGTACGGTAACAGTTAAAGCTGCAGATAAAGATCAGACAGCACCAAACGGCTATACGTTAGTAACAACAGCAGATCAAACGTCTGGCAAATTGACAGCAACCGGCAATCAGGAAGTAACGTTCTATTACAAAGGGAATAGTTCAACAGATACGAACAACGTAATAGTTCACCACTACCTGCAAGATCCGGCAGGCAATCCGACAACTACTAAAGTGCTGGATGATACGCGTGTAAATGGATATGTAGGCAGTACAGTAACAGTTAAAGCTGCAGATAAAGATCAGACAGCACCAAACGGCTATACGTTAGTAACAACAGCAGATCAAACGTCTGGTAAATTGACAGCAACCGGCAATCAGGAAGTAACGTTCTATTACAAAGCAAATAGTTCAACAGATACGAACAACGTAATAGTTCACCACTACCTGCAAGATCCGGCAGGCAACCCGACAACTACTACAGTGCCAGGAATGAGTGATACGCATGTAAATGGATATGTAGGCAGTACGGTAACAGTTAAAGCCGCAGATAAAGATCAGAAGGCACCGGCTGGTTATACGTTAGTAACAACAGCAGATCAAACGTCTGGCAAATTGACAGCAACCGGCAATCAGGAAGTAACGTTCTATTACAAAGGGAATAGTTCAACAGATACGAACAACGTAATAGTTCACCACTACCTGCAAGATCCGGCAGGCAACCCGACAACTACTAAAGTGCTGGATGATACGCGTGTAAATGGATATGTAGGCAGTACAGTAACAGTTAAAGCTGCAGATAAAGATCAGACATCACCAAACGGCTATACGTTAGTAACAACAGCAGATCAAACGTCTGGTAAATTGACAGCAACCGGCAATCAGGAAGTAACGTTCTATTACAAAGGGAATAGTTCAACAGATACGAACAACGTAATAGTTCACCACTACCTGCAAGATCCGGCAGGCAACCCGACAACTACTAAAGTGCTGGATGATACGCGTGTAAATGGATATGTAGGCAGTACAGTAACAGTTAAAGCTGCAGATAAAGATCAGACAGCACCAAACGGCTATACGTTAGTAACAACAGCAGATCAAACGTCTGGTAAATTGACAGCAACCGGCAATCAGGAAGTAACGTTCTATTACAAAGGGAATAGTTCAACAGATACGAACAACGTAATAGTTCACCACTACCTGCAAGATCCGGCAGGCAACCCGACAACTACTAAAGTGCTGGATGATACGCATGTAAATGGATATGTAGGCAGTACGGTAACAGTTAAAGCTGCAGATAAAGATCAGACAGCACCAAACGGCTATACGTTAGTAACAACAGCAGATCAAGTGTCTGGTAAGCTGACAGTAACTGGCAATCAGGAAGTAACGTTCTATTACAAGGGGAATAGTTCAACAGATACGAACAACGTAATAGTTCACCACTACCTGCAAGATCTGAAAGGCAACCCGACAACTACTAAAGTGCTGGATGATACGCATGTAAATGGATATGTAGGCAGTACGGTAACAGTTAAAGCCGCAGATAAAGATCAGAAGGCACCGGCTGGCTATACGTTAGTAACAACAGCAGATCAAACGTCAAATAAACTGACAGCAACCGGCAATCAGGAAGTAACGTTCTATTACAAAGCAAATAGTTCAACAGATACGAACAACGTAATAGTTCACCACTATCTGCAAGATCTGAAAGGCAACCCTACAACTACTACAGTGCCGGGAATGAGTGATACGCGTGTAAATGGATATGTAGGCAGTACGGTAACAGTTAAAGCAACGGATCATGATCAGACAGCACCAAACGGCTATACGTTGGTAACAACAGCAGATCAAACGTCTGGTAAATTGACAGCAACCGGCAATCAGGAAGTAACGTTCTATTACAAAGGGAATAGTTCAACAGATACGAACAACGTAATAGTTCACCACTACCTGCAAGATTCGGAAGGCAATCCGACAACTACTACAGTGCCAGGAATGAGTGACACGCATGTAAATGGATATGTAGGCAGTACGGTAACAGTTAAAGCAACGGATCATGATCAGACAGCACCAAACGGTTATACGTTAGTAACAACAGCAGATCAAACGTCTGGTAAGCTGACAGTAACTGGCAATCAGGAAGTAACGTTCTATTACAAAGCAAATAGTTCAACAGATGCGAACAACGTAATAGTTCACCACTATCTGCAAAATCTGGGAGGCAACCCGACAACTACTAAAGTGCTGGATGATACGCATGTAAATGGATATGTAGGCAGTACGGTAACAGTTAAAGCTGCAGATAAAGATCAGACAGCACCAAACGGCTATATGTTAGTAACAACAGCAGATCAAACGTCAAATAAGCTGACAGCAACCGGCAATCAGGAAGTAATTTTTTATTACACTCTTAATACACCAAAAGTTGTAACTGCATCTTTTCTTCAAGGGATTAGTTTAACAGGTGACGATGCTAAAAAAGTTATTTCAAATTATGATGAACTAGCTGGTGTAACTGGCGTTGAGTGGGCTAACCCAAATGTTACAAGTGGTTCAGGCAGTGTGTCTACGAAGATTAGAATATATACAACCGATAAAAATTTGGGAGCTTATCCTGGTGGTGAGACGCCTAATGGGGTTCCTGGTAGATACTATTGTGATGTGCCTGTAACTATTAACATAATTGGAAGTCCTAAAAAATTAGCAGATAACTATAATCCGAAGTATAGCGGACATACTGCTGGTTGGCATGCTAACTTAACAGATCAAAATGCAATTAAAAATTTAATTGACTATGATGGGAACAGACCGACAGGTGAAAGGTATTCTTGGAAATATAATCGAGTACCGAATACTCAAAGAAGAGGTAGAGCTAGTGGCACGATTATAATTACGTATTCAGATAATTCAACTGATGAAGTTCCAATTTCATTTATAGTAAGGTAA